In Microbacterium laevaniformans, a single window of DNA contains:
- a CDS encoding ABC transporter ATP-binding protein: MSFRPGPLRAALALAVGFVAVRLVYRVLFHGVDGSGTVLLPLPVWRLAPPLAHVQMFGPVTADGLASAVVGALPIALTIIAFGVLSALLDLPRLLARGARRGPFQGLARALSIAWATLPSLADAARTARRAQRLRGERGFGAGIRALAPLLEATIERATAVGASLELRGYAGRGLEGDCRSPIAHGPLALGFGDDTVVTIDGSSVGADAVSDGIRAGSLTVLTGATGSGKTTLLRALSGLHTHLDGGWIDGVLQIAGHDRVHTPPRDLSRLVGVVLQNPRAGFATTTVRDEIGLALELRGLARLLVDERVRDVAGRVGAAELLDRPLRELSAGQATLVAIAAAIIEQPLLLLVDEPLADLDRTARSRIVTLLGALAHEAGMCVIVAEHRGAELTGVADVWLHLTAASAATPATVTTRPAPFTTPEFPPPLPVEGPSRAATATDLRSCEPALSTRVTVRYGQRLAVDDVAVTLHPGEVVALVGPNGAGKSSLLVALATGAHARDVRLVPDDADALFVRDTVAAECRRADRRAHLPVGTTIARVAALLGRGERARLLGPRHPRDLSAGQRRCLALAIQTAARPRVLLVDEPTRGLDHDARRMVDTAVTRIAAAGTAVLVATHDSVVISRADVVLGMDAGRLSATGTASAPATAPGEDRGATHRPPAELLHSARAHPSEAARTSEPDEIGGVRNTRARTTARAPRPRPALTVALVAANVVAAAAFVWPLAATALPAQAQAAIGPIALALAPLAALATLAALDTTVRSAQTLALLAVLAAIGAAVRIASTGVGGVEALFVLLILAGRAYGARFGLLLGAASVGLSALLWGGVGPWLPFQMFACAWVAAGAGLLPRRVRGGAEIAMLVGYGVAAAYAFGLIMNMWFWPFAVGAGTSISYVPGAPLPQNLGNFLVYSFVTSTVSWDTVRALTTTVGICLVGRAVLRCLRRAKPVAAAPPQGPGARPRSALATVES; this comes from the coding sequence GTGAGCTTCCGCCCCGGTCCCCTGCGCGCCGCCCTCGCGCTGGCGGTCGGCTTCGTGGCGGTCCGGCTCGTGTACCGGGTGCTCTTCCACGGTGTGGACGGCAGCGGCACGGTGCTGCTGCCGCTGCCGGTGTGGCGACTCGCTCCACCTCTCGCCCACGTCCAGATGTTCGGCCCGGTCACGGCCGACGGGCTGGCGTCGGCCGTCGTCGGCGCGCTGCCGATCGCGCTGACGATCATCGCCTTCGGGGTGCTCAGCGCACTGCTCGATCTGCCGCGACTGCTCGCGCGCGGGGCACGGCGCGGTCCCTTCCAGGGGCTCGCGCGGGCGCTGTCGATCGCGTGGGCCACGCTTCCGTCGCTCGCCGACGCGGCACGCACGGCCCGGCGCGCGCAACGCCTGCGCGGCGAGCGCGGGTTCGGCGCGGGCATCCGCGCGCTGGCGCCGCTGCTCGAGGCGACGATCGAGCGGGCCACCGCCGTCGGAGCGTCGCTGGAGTTGCGCGGCTACGCCGGTCGCGGGCTCGAGGGCGACTGCCGCTCTCCGATCGCGCACGGACCTCTCGCGCTCGGGTTCGGTGACGACACCGTCGTGACGATCGACGGGTCGAGCGTCGGGGCGGATGCGGTGAGCGACGGCATCCGCGCCGGCTCGCTGACGGTGCTCACCGGCGCCACCGGCTCGGGCAAGACCACCCTGCTGCGCGCGCTCAGCGGGCTGCACACCCACCTGGACGGCGGGTGGATCGACGGCGTCCTGCAGATCGCGGGGCATGATCGCGTCCACACGCCGCCGCGCGACCTGTCGCGGCTCGTCGGCGTGGTGCTGCAGAACCCCCGCGCCGGCTTCGCGACGACGACCGTGCGCGATGAGATCGGGCTGGCGCTGGAGCTGCGCGGGCTCGCCCGCCTGCTCGTCGACGAGCGCGTCCGCGACGTCGCCGGGCGGGTGGGTGCCGCCGAACTGCTCGACCGGCCGCTGCGGGAGCTCTCGGCCGGCCAGGCGACGCTCGTCGCCATCGCCGCCGCCATCATCGAGCAGCCGCTGTTGCTGCTCGTGGATGAACCGCTCGCCGACCTCGACCGCACCGCGCGCTCCCGGATCGTGACGCTGCTGGGCGCACTCGCGCACGAGGCCGGCATGTGCGTGATCGTCGCCGAGCACCGCGGCGCCGAGCTCACCGGCGTCGCGGACGTGTGGCTGCATCTCACCGCGGCATCCGCAGCGACGCCCGCGACCGTCACCACCCGACCCGCGCCGTTCACAACTCCGGAGTTTCCGCCTCCCCTCCCCGTCGAAGGGCCGTCGCGGGCCGCGACCGCTACGGATCTCCGGAGTTGTGAACCGGCGCTCTCGACGCGGGTGACCGTCCGCTACGGGCAGCGCCTGGCCGTCGACGATGTCGCCGTGACGCTGCACCCGGGCGAGGTGGTGGCGCTGGTCGGGCCCAACGGAGCCGGCAAGTCGAGCCTTCTGGTCGCCCTCGCCACGGGCGCGCACGCTCGCGACGTGCGGCTGGTGCCCGACGACGCCGACGCGCTGTTCGTGCGCGACACGGTCGCCGCGGAATGTCGCCGCGCCGACCGGCGGGCGCACCTGCCGGTCGGGACCACCATCGCCCGCGTGGCCGCGCTGCTCGGACGCGGCGAGCGGGCCCGGCTGCTGGGGCCTCGGCATCCGCGCGACCTGTCCGCAGGCCAGCGGCGGTGCCTGGCGCTCGCGATCCAGACGGCAGCGCGCCCCCGGGTGCTGCTGGTCGACGAACCGACACGCGGACTCGACCACGACGCACGGCGGATGGTCGATACCGCCGTTACGCGCATCGCGGCGGCCGGGACCGCCGTGCTCGTCGCGACCCACGACTCCGTGGTGATCTCCCGCGCCGACGTGGTGCTCGGCATGGACGCCGGTCGTCTGTCCGCCACGGGCACCGCCTCCGCCCCCGCGACCGCGCCGGGCGAAGACCGCGGCGCCACGCATCGACCGCCTGCCGAACTCCTCCACTCCGCGCGCGCGCATCCCTCGGAGGCGGCGAGAACCTCCGAACCGGACGAGATCGGAGGAGTTCGGAACACACGAGCGCGGACCACCGCCCGGGCACCGCGGCCACGCCCCGCGCTGACCGTCGCGCTGGTCGCCGCGAACGTCGTCGCCGCTGCCGCGTTTGTCTGGCCGCTCGCCGCGACCGCCCTCCCCGCACAGGCGCAGGCCGCCATCGGTCCGATCGCGCTGGCCCTCGCTCCCCTGGCAGCACTCGCCACCCTCGCGGCGCTCGACACGACAGTCCGCTCGGCGCAGACGCTGGCGCTGCTGGCGGTGCTCGCCGCCATCGGCGCAGCCGTCCGCATCGCGAGCACCGGCGTCGGCGGCGTGGAGGCGCTGTTCGTGCTCCTCATCCTCGCCGGCCGCGCCTACGGCGCTCGTTTCGGGCTGCTGCTGGGCGCGGCATCCGTGGGGCTGTCGGCGTTGCTGTGGGGAGGCGTCGGGCCGTGGCTGCCGTTCCAGATGTTCGCCTGCGCGTGGGTCGCGGCCGGCGCGGGGCTCCTGCCGCGACGGGTGCGCGGCGGGGCGGAGATCGCGATGCTCGTGGGATACGGCGTCGCCGCCGCGTACGCGTTCGGACTCATCATGAACATGTGGTTCTGGCCGTTCGCCGTGGGCGCCGGAACGTCGATCTCGTACGTTCCCGGAGCGCCACTGCCTCAGAACCTGGGCAACTTCCTCGTCTACTCGTTCGTGACATCGACCGTCAGCTGGGACACGGTGCGCGCGCTCACCACGACCGTCGGGATCTGTCTCGTCGGTCGCGCCGTGCTGCGCTGCCTGCGCCGGGCGAAGCCGGTGGCAGCCGCGCCACCACAGGGCCCCGGCGCACGCCCTCGGAGTGCTCTCGCTACAGTCGAATCGTGA
- a CDS encoding AMP-binding protein → MRLERVDATDARAVLRGLRSAVLGAGPAIALGGEDDLPRDVPAGTAVVVTTSGSSGYPKAVALSRSALTASAMATAARIGSGSWLLALAPGYIAGVQVLVRALVAGNEPAVVAGPFRTASFVAAASSMASSRGGERVPTFTSLVPAQLQTLLDDPAGCRALAGFAAVLVGGQALPPALAARADEAGIRVVRTYGSSETAGGCVYDGIPLDGVDVRIVDGEVQVSGPTLADGYLGDPARTAAAFVRDEAGVRWYRTGDAGRFDGRLTVTGRRDNVIVSGGVNVSLDRVERIVRTLPGFVDAVVVPVADERWGEASIVVAVGASSSDAPVDADLQGVRDLVGDELGAPARPRAILRVPRLPTLSSGKPDRAALTALARTWAERAGDSR, encoded by the coding sequence GTGCGCCTGGAGAGGGTCGACGCGACGGATGCCCGCGCGGTGCTGCGCGGTCTGCGCTCGGCGGTGCTCGGCGCCGGGCCCGCGATCGCGCTCGGCGGAGAGGACGACCTGCCTCGGGACGTGCCGGCCGGGACGGCGGTGGTGGTCACCACGTCCGGTTCCAGCGGCTACCCGAAGGCCGTCGCGCTCAGCCGGTCGGCACTGACGGCGTCGGCGATGGCGACGGCCGCGCGCATCGGCAGCGGATCGTGGCTGCTCGCGCTGGCTCCCGGCTACATCGCCGGTGTGCAGGTGCTGGTGCGCGCGCTCGTCGCAGGCAACGAGCCCGCTGTCGTCGCGGGACCGTTTCGTACCGCGTCGTTCGTGGCGGCGGCATCCTCGATGGCGTCCAGTCGCGGGGGCGAGCGGGTGCCGACGTTCACCTCGCTCGTCCCCGCACAGCTGCAGACGCTTCTCGACGACCCCGCCGGATGCCGCGCGCTCGCCGGCTTCGCGGCGGTGCTCGTGGGTGGGCAGGCCCTGCCGCCGGCGCTCGCTGCCCGCGCGGACGAGGCCGGCATCCGTGTCGTGCGCACGTACGGATCGAGCGAGACGGCCGGCGGTTGCGTGTACGACGGCATCCCGCTCGACGGCGTGGACGTGCGGATCGTCGACGGAGAGGTGCAGGTGTCGGGGCCGACTCTCGCGGACGGCTACCTCGGCGACCCGGCGCGCACCGCCGCCGCGTTCGTGCGCGACGAGGCGGGTGTGCGCTGGTATCGCACCGGCGACGCCGGTCGCTTCGACGGTCGGCTGACGGTCACCGGCCGCCGCGACAACGTCATCGTGTCGGGTGGAGTCAACGTCTCGCTCGACCGTGTCGAGCGGATCGTCCGCACCCTGCCCGGATTCGTCGATGCGGTCGTGGTGCCGGTCGCCGACGAGCGCTGGGGTGAGGCATCGATCGTCGTCGCGGTCGGCGCCTCGTCGTCGGATGCGCCGGTCGATGCCGACCTGCAGGGCGTCCGCGACCTCGTCGGCGATGAGCTCGGCGCCCCGGCGCGGCCGCGTGCCATCCTTCGGGTGCCGCGACTGCCGACGCTCTCCAGCGGTAAGCCCGACCGGGCCGCCCTCACGGCGCTCGCGCGCACGTGGGCGGAGCGCGCCGGCGACAGCCGCTGA
- a CDS encoding methionine synthase yields MTASLAPTGRFALDIDRVPRTARAQALLDALSERVVIADGAMGTMLQRHDLQIDTDFQGLEGCNEILNVTRPDVVGAIHDAYFAVGVDAVETNTFGANWSNLSDYGIDDRIAELAAAGARIARERAEAAEAADGRMRWVLGSIGPGTKLPSLGHTTYAHLKETFALQAEGLIDGGADAFLVETSQDLLQTKAAINGCKQAIVARGIRLPIFVEVTVETTGTMLMGSEIGAALTALEPLGVDAIGLNCATGPAEMSEHLRHLSKHSSVTIACMPNAGLPVLTADGAHYPLTPAELATAHEQFVREFGIGLIGGCCGTTPEHLAAVVERVGQIPVATRTPDRETPPGHRDTESAPVSRRENGVSLTPAIETEPGVASLYQHVPFRQDASYLAIGERTNANGSKAFREAMLEARWDDCVEIARRQIRVGAHLLDVCVDYVGRDGVADIREVVSRFASASTLPLVIDSTEPAVIQAGLELIGGRPVVNSVNYEDGDGAASRFGRIMPLVKEHGTAVIALTIDEQGQARTAEDKLRIASRLVDELVGAWGMRVEDIIVDCLTFPIATGQEETRRDAIETIEAIRGLVAKYPGINTTLGVSNVSFGLNPAARSVLNSVFLHEATQAGLTSGIIDAAKIVPLASLPDEQRKVALDLVWDRREWDADGTLTYDPLATMLDLFAGVDTAALRDQRAAELAALPVGERLERRIIDGELKGLEADLDLARAGGPDAAPLTPLQIINDHLLEGMKVVGERFGSGQMQLPFVLQSAEVMKTAVALLEPHMEKTDEAGKGTIVLATVRGDVHDIGKNLVDIILTNNGYTVINLGIKQPIADIIAAAEEHNADVIGMSGLLVKSTVVMKENLEELMARGLGSRWPVILGGAALTRAYVEQDLAELFEGEVRYAKDAFEGLALMEPLVRVARGEAPDAVGLPPLKKRIHAAGSRLTLTEPEAMPARSDVASDNPVPAPPFWGTRIVRGIALADYAAFLDERATFMGQWGLRPGRGEGALSYEQLVETEGRPRLRYWLDRILAERMLDASVAYGYFPVVSEGDDIVVLHHGDDPTGLLGRAGLLAPDGGSGGALGADRLRFHFPRQRRDRHLNLADFVRSRASGQIDVLPVQLVTAGAAIDAVTAKMFAEDRYRDYYELNGLVMQLTEALAEFWHARIRAELGFAAEDPADTAGLFTLDYRGARFSLGYPACPDMEDRRKVVELLRPERMGVELSEELQLHPEQSTDAFVFHHPEATYFSV; encoded by the coding sequence GTGACCGCCTCCCTCGCGCCCACCGGCCGCTTCGCGCTCGACATCGACCGAGTGCCCCGCACCGCTCGCGCGCAGGCGCTGCTGGACGCCCTGTCGGAGCGGGTCGTCATCGCCGACGGTGCGATGGGAACCATGCTGCAGCGCCACGATCTGCAGATCGACACGGACTTTCAGGGCCTCGAGGGCTGCAATGAGATCCTCAACGTCACACGTCCCGATGTGGTCGGTGCGATCCACGACGCCTACTTCGCCGTCGGCGTGGATGCCGTGGAGACCAACACGTTCGGTGCGAACTGGTCGAACCTGTCCGACTACGGCATCGACGACCGCATCGCGGAGCTCGCTGCCGCCGGCGCGCGGATCGCCCGCGAGCGTGCGGAGGCGGCGGAAGCGGCCGACGGGAGGATGCGCTGGGTGCTCGGGTCGATCGGGCCCGGGACGAAGCTGCCGAGCCTCGGCCACACCACCTACGCCCATCTGAAGGAGACGTTCGCGCTGCAGGCCGAGGGCCTCATCGACGGCGGCGCCGACGCGTTCCTGGTCGAGACGAGCCAGGACCTGCTGCAGACCAAAGCCGCGATCAACGGCTGCAAGCAGGCGATCGTGGCCCGCGGCATCCGGCTGCCGATCTTCGTCGAGGTGACCGTCGAGACCACGGGCACCATGCTCATGGGCTCGGAGATCGGGGCGGCGCTCACGGCGCTGGAGCCACTGGGCGTCGACGCGATCGGCCTGAACTGTGCGACGGGACCGGCCGAGATGAGCGAGCACCTGCGCCACCTCTCGAAGCACTCGTCCGTGACGATCGCGTGCATGCCCAACGCCGGGCTCCCGGTGCTGACCGCCGACGGCGCCCACTATCCCTTGACGCCGGCGGAGCTCGCGACCGCGCACGAGCAGTTCGTCCGCGAGTTCGGCATCGGCCTCATCGGCGGATGCTGCGGCACCACGCCCGAGCACCTGGCCGCCGTCGTGGAGCGGGTCGGCCAAATCCCCGTGGCGACCCGCACCCCTGACCGCGAGACACCGCCGGGGCACCGAGACACCGAGAGTGCACCGGTGTCTCGGCGCGAGAACGGTGTCTCGCTGACACCGGCGATCGAGACGGAGCCCGGCGTCGCGTCGCTGTATCAGCACGTGCCGTTCCGGCAGGATGCCAGCTACCTCGCGATCGGGGAGCGGACCAACGCGAACGGGTCGAAGGCTTTCCGCGAAGCGATGCTCGAGGCTCGGTGGGACGACTGCGTCGAGATCGCACGCCGGCAGATCCGCGTCGGTGCGCACCTGCTCGACGTGTGCGTCGACTACGTCGGCCGCGACGGCGTTGCGGACATCCGCGAGGTCGTGTCGCGGTTCGCCTCGGCATCCACTCTTCCTCTTGTGATCGACTCGACCGAGCCGGCCGTCATCCAGGCGGGCCTCGAGCTGATCGGCGGCCGGCCCGTCGTCAATTCCGTGAACTACGAGGACGGCGACGGCGCGGCATCCCGCTTCGGGCGCATCATGCCGCTCGTCAAGGAGCACGGCACCGCGGTCATCGCCCTGACGATCGACGAACAGGGGCAGGCGCGAACGGCCGAAGACAAGCTGCGCATCGCGTCGCGCCTCGTCGACGAGCTGGTCGGCGCGTGGGGGATGCGCGTCGAGGACATCATCGTCGACTGCCTCACCTTCCCGATCGCGACCGGCCAGGAGGAGACCCGTCGCGACGCGATCGAGACGATCGAGGCGATCCGCGGGCTGGTCGCGAAATACCCGGGCATCAACACGACGCTCGGCGTCTCGAACGTCTCGTTCGGGCTCAACCCCGCCGCCCGCTCGGTGCTCAACTCGGTGTTCCTGCACGAGGCGACGCAGGCGGGGCTGACCAGCGGCATCATCGACGCCGCGAAGATCGTGCCGCTGGCCTCTCTCCCCGACGAGCAGCGGAAGGTCGCGCTCGACCTCGTCTGGGACCGGCGCGAATGGGATGCCGACGGCACCCTCACCTACGACCCGCTCGCGACGATGCTCGACCTGTTCGCCGGGGTCGACACGGCGGCCCTGCGCGATCAGCGGGCCGCGGAGCTCGCGGCCCTGCCGGTCGGCGAGCGACTGGAACGCCGGATCATCGACGGCGAGCTGAAGGGTCTCGAGGCCGATCTCGATCTGGCGCGCGCGGGCGGCCCGGACGCGGCCCCGCTCACGCCGCTGCAGATCATCAACGACCACCTCCTGGAGGGCATGAAGGTCGTCGGCGAACGGTTCGGGTCGGGTCAGATGCAGCTGCCGTTCGTGCTGCAGTCCGCCGAGGTCATGAAGACCGCGGTGGCCTTGCTCGAGCCGCACATGGAGAAGACCGACGAGGCCGGCAAGGGCACGATCGTGCTGGCGACCGTGCGCGGCGATGTGCACGACATCGGCAAGAACCTCGTCGACATCATCCTCACCAACAACGGCTACACCGTCATCAACCTCGGCATCAAGCAGCCGATCGCCGACATCATCGCCGCCGCCGAGGAACACAATGCCGACGTCATCGGCATGAGCGGCCTGCTCGTGAAGTCCACCGTCGTGATGAAGGAGAACCTTGAGGAGCTCATGGCCCGAGGCCTCGGCTCGAGGTGGCCGGTGATCCTCGGCGGCGCGGCTCTCACCCGCGCATACGTCGAGCAGGACCTCGCCGAACTGTTCGAGGGCGAAGTGCGCTACGCGAAGGACGCGTTCGAGGGGCTCGCCCTCATGGAGCCGCTCGTGCGCGTCGCGCGCGGCGAGGCTCCGGATGCCGTCGGCCTGCCGCCGCTGAAGAAGCGCATCCACGCCGCGGGGTCGCGCCTGACCCTCACCGAGCCCGAGGCGATGCCGGCGCGGTCGGACGTGGCATCTGACAACCCGGTGCCCGCACCGCCGTTTTGGGGAACCCGCATCGTCCGCGGTATCGCGCTCGCCGACTACGCCGCGTTCCTCGACGAGCGGGCGACCTTCATGGGGCAGTGGGGGCTCAGGCCCGGACGCGGCGAGGGCGCACTGTCGTACGAGCAGCTCGTCGAGACCGAGGGGCGCCCGCGGCTGCGGTACTGGCTCGACCGGATCCTCGCCGAGCGCATGCTCGACGCCTCGGTCGCCTACGGGTATTTCCCCGTCGTGTCGGAGGGTGATGACATCGTGGTGCTCCACCATGGCGACGACCCGACCGGCCTGCTCGGGCGGGCGGGACTGCTGGCGCCGGACGGCGGGTCGGGCGGCGCGCTCGGAGCCGACCGGCTGCGCTTCCACTTCCCGCGCCAGCGCCGCGACCGGCACCTGAACCTCGCCGACTTCGTACGCTCACGCGCGTCGGGACAGATCGACGTCCTGCCGGTGCAGCTCGTGACCGCCGGAGCGGCGATCGACGCCGTGACCGCGAAGATGTTCGCGGAGGACCGCTACCGCGACTACTACGAGCTGAACGGGCTGGTCATGCAGCTGACCGAGGCGCTCGCCGAGTTCTGGCACGCCCGCATCCGCGCCGAGCTCGGTTTCGCCGCGGAAGACCCGGCCGACACCGCCGGGCTGTTCACGCTCGACTACCGCGGTGCGCGGTTCTCGCTCGGCTACCCGGCCTGTCCCGACATGGAGGACCGCCGCAAGGTCGTCGAGCTGCTGCGTCCGGAGCGGATGGGCGTCGAGCTCAGCGAAGAGCTGCAGCTGCACCCCGAGCAGTCCACCGACGCGTTCGTGTTCCACCACCCCGAGGCGACCTACTTCTCGGTCTGA
- a CDS encoding 1,4-dihydroxy-2-naphthoyl-CoA synthase, producing MTDSFVSELFDPAEWMLAAGADAYTDITAHVSRDGRIARIAFDRPEVRNAFRPHTVDELYRALDIARQDPRIGVVLLTGNGPSPKDGGWAFCSGGDQRIRGRDGYTYAADDATAPDPARAGRLHILEVQRLIRFMPKVVIAVIPGWAAGGGHSLHIVCDLSIASAEHGRFKQTDADVGSFDAGYGSAYMARQVGQKIAREVFFLAEEYSAARAYEMGAVNRVVPHAELEREAVAMARTILGKSPTAIRMLKFAFNAIDDGMVGQQVFAGEATRLAYGTDEAVEGRDAFLQKRDPDWSPYPYHY from the coding sequence GTGACCGACTCCTTCGTCTCCGAGCTGTTCGATCCCGCGGAGTGGATGCTCGCTGCGGGTGCGGACGCGTACACCGACATCACGGCGCACGTCTCGCGCGACGGTCGCATCGCGCGCATCGCGTTCGACCGTCCCGAGGTGCGAAACGCCTTCCGCCCGCACACCGTCGACGAGCTCTACCGCGCCCTCGACATCGCCCGCCAGGACCCGCGCATCGGGGTCGTGCTGCTGACGGGCAACGGACCGAGCCCGAAGGACGGCGGGTGGGCGTTCTGCTCGGGCGGCGACCAGCGCATCCGCGGTCGCGACGGCTACACGTACGCCGCCGACGACGCGACCGCTCCCGACCCTGCCCGCGCGGGCCGCCTCCACATCCTCGAGGTGCAGCGCCTCATCCGTTTCATGCCCAAGGTCGTCATCGCGGTGATCCCGGGGTGGGCGGCAGGCGGGGGGCACTCGCTGCACATCGTGTGCGACCTGTCGATCGCGAGCGCCGAGCACGGCCGTTTCAAGCAGACGGATGCCGATGTCGGATCGTTCGACGCGGGTTACGGCTCGGCATACATGGCCCGCCAGGTCGGCCAGAAGATCGCCCGTGAGGTGTTCTTCCTCGCCGAGGAGTACTCGGCTGCGCGTGCCTACGAGATGGGTGCGGTCAACCGCGTCGTGCCGCATGCCGAGCTCGAGCGCGAAGCGGTCGCGATGGCGCGGACCATCCTCGGCAAGTCGCCGACGGCGATCCGCATGCTCAAGTTCGCGTTCAACGCGATCGATGACGGGATGGTCGGCCAGCAGGTGTTCGCGGGGGAGGCGACCCGACTCGCCTACGGCACCGACGAAGCCGTCGAAGGACGCGACGCCTTCCTGCAGAAGCGCGATCCCGACTGGTCGCCGTACCCGTACCACTACTGA
- a CDS encoding glucose-6-phosphate dehydrogenase, with the protein MQIRNSSDWRDALPFELPVAAAEAVPGDATRCSGCGPTSEPWPREALWVVKHRHPTNPAGFVRFYCADHKPAAKLAPVAAAAPERARRTRAAAGSAAPRKAPAPIIPEREAVLCPDCFVQVPATGVCGMCGAHVG; encoded by the coding sequence GTGCAGATCAGGAACTCCTCGGACTGGCGCGATGCCCTCCCCTTCGAGCTGCCTGTCGCCGCAGCCGAGGCCGTGCCCGGCGATGCCACGCGATGCTCCGGCTGCGGTCCGACGAGCGAGCCGTGGCCGCGCGAGGCGCTGTGGGTGGTGAAGCACCGGCATCCGACGAACCCCGCCGGCTTCGTGCGGTTCTACTGCGCCGACCACAAGCCGGCCGCGAAGCTCGCACCCGTAGCCGCGGCAGCACCCGAACGCGCTCGCCGCACGCGCGCCGCCGCCGGCTCGGCGGCGCCGCGCAAGGCGCCCGCACCGATCATCCCCGAGCGCGAGGCCGTGCTCTGCCCCGACTGCTTCGTGCAGGTGCCCGCCACGGGCGTGTGTGGCATGTGCGGCGCCCACGTCGGCTGA
- a CDS encoding bifunctional GNAT family N-acetyltransferase/class I SAM-dependent methyltransferase, which yields MTATVRRLTAEEIDTDGFLALLGEAAGLDTDALIRIRDVELPTMTVVGTVDGSVLGFAAFGADTHGEDRTDLHYIAVAHEARGTGLGSRLVDAARRADTTRPLYASTDDDAVDFYRRLGFVVADAPRDPRWPTRQRYDCLLDPLGEPAELTLDAYRAHARRYAQRTPATPSPLVAELAARLPVGSCVLELGSGPGRDADALEAAGFAVDRTDAAASFVAMQHDAGHRARLLDVRDADFGGPYDGVFASAVLLHVARPRLGGVLSRARMATRRGGVMIASFKKGDGEHWSDAKLEVPRHFVLWREDALADAFATAGWTDVEVRDSSSPHAAEAWITVTARNGSSD from the coding sequence GTGACGGCAACGGTGCGGCGTTTGACGGCCGAGGAGATCGACACCGACGGATTCCTCGCCCTGCTCGGGGAGGCTGCGGGTCTCGACACCGACGCCCTCATCCGCATCCGCGACGTCGAGCTGCCCACCATGACCGTCGTCGGGACGGTCGACGGCAGCGTGCTCGGCTTCGCCGCGTTCGGCGCCGACACGCACGGCGAAGACCGCACCGATCTGCACTACATCGCCGTCGCACACGAGGCACGCGGAACGGGGCTCGGTTCCCGTCTCGTGGATGCCGCGCGCCGCGCCGACACGACGCGACCCCTGTATGCGAGCACCGATGACGACGCCGTCGACTTCTACCGCCGCCTCGGCTTCGTCGTCGCAGACGCGCCACGCGACCCGCGCTGGCCGACCCGACAGCGCTACGACTGCCTCCTGGACCCTCTGGGGGAGCCGGCCGAGCTCACGCTCGACGCGTACCGCGCGCACGCCCGGCGCTACGCGCAGCGCACGCCCGCGACGCCATCGCCGCTCGTCGCCGAGCTCGCCGCACGGCTGCCCGTGGGTTCGTGCGTGCTGGAACTCGGCAGCGGCCCGGGTCGCGACGCCGACGCGCTGGAAGCGGCCGGTTTTGCGGTCGATCGCACGGATGCCGCGGCATCCTTCGTGGCCATGCAGCACGACGCTGGTCATCGCGCACGGCTGCTCGACGTGCGCGATGCCGACTTCGGCGGACCGTACGACGGGGTCTTCGCCAGCGCCGTCCTGCTGCACGTGGCGCGACCACGACTGGGCGGCGTGCTGAGCCGCGCGCGTATGGCGACGAGACGGGGCGGCGTGATGATCGCGTCATTCAAGAAGGGCGATGGCGAGCACTGGTCGGACGCGAAACTCGAGGTGCCCCGGCACTTCGTCCTCTGGCGTGAGGATGCTCTCGCCGACGCGTTCGCCACCGCCGGCTGGACCGACGTCGAGGTGCGGGATTCGTCCTCACCGCACGCAGCAGAGGCGTGGATCACGGTCACGGCGCGCAACGGCAGCAGCGACTGA